From Streptomyces griseorubiginosus, one genomic window encodes:
- the ileS gene encoding isoleucine--tRNA ligase: MTQYRQVPAQVDLPALEHAVLDFWREQKIFAKTLEQSEGRPEWVFYEGPPTANGMPGAHHIEARVFKDVFPRFRTMRGYHVARKAGWDCHGLPVELAVEKELGFSGKQDIEKYGIAEFNAKCRESVTRHTDAFEALTTRMGYWTDLQDPYRTMDPEYIESVWWSLKTIFEKGLLVQDHRVAPWCPRCGTGLSDHELAQGYETVVDPSVYVRFPLTSGPLAGEAALLVWTTTPWTLVSNTAVAAHPEVTYVVATNGEEKLVVAEPLLAKALGEGWETTGRSFTGAEMERWTYQRPFELVEFPEPAHFVVNAEYVTTEDGTGLVHQSPAFGEDDLKVCRAYGLPVVNPVRPDGTFEEDVPLVGGVFFKKADEKLTEDLQQRGLLFRHIPYEHSYPHCWRCHTALLYYAQPSWYIRTTAIKDRLLQENENTNWFPDTVKHGRYGDWLTNNIDWALSRNRYWGTPLPIWRCEDDHLTVVGSRAELTELSGTDHSGLDPHRPFIDEVTFACSQGGCGKTATRVPEVIDAWYDSGSMPFAQWGYPYKNKELFESRYPAQFISEAIDQTRGWFYTLMAVGTLVFDKSSYENVVCLGHILAEDGRKMSKHLGNTLEPIPLMDRHGADAVRWFMAAGGSPWAARRVGHGTIQEVVRKTLLTYWNTVAFQALYARTSNWAPSAADPAPADRPVLDRWLLSELHALTDQVTQSLEAYDTQRAGKLLSAFVDDLSNWYVRRSRRRFWHGDKAALRTLHEVVETVTKLMAPLTPFITERVWQDLVVPVTPGAPESVHLTSWPEADLSAIDPELSKQMVLVRRLVELGRATRAESGVKTRQPLSRALIAATGFDALDRELHAQITEELNVSSLASLSEVGGSLVDTTAKANFRALGKRFGKRVQDVAKAVANADAAALSLALREGTASVEVDGETITLAPDEVIITETPREGWSVASDSGATVALDLEITEELRQAGLARDAIRLIQEARKNSGLDVADRIALRWTSTDPAVIAALTEHAGLISDEVLATDFAQGEADGSYGEPFTDEGLSLTFRLRKA, translated from the coding sequence ATGACGCAGTACCGCCAGGTGCCCGCCCAGGTCGACCTGCCCGCGCTCGAGCACGCGGTGCTCGACTTCTGGCGCGAGCAGAAGATCTTCGCCAAGACCCTGGAGCAGTCCGAGGGCCGCCCCGAGTGGGTGTTCTACGAGGGCCCGCCCACCGCCAACGGCATGCCGGGCGCGCACCACATCGAGGCCCGCGTCTTCAAGGACGTCTTCCCCCGCTTCCGCACCATGCGCGGCTACCACGTGGCCCGCAAGGCCGGCTGGGACTGCCACGGCCTGCCGGTGGAGCTCGCGGTGGAGAAGGAACTCGGCTTCTCCGGCAAGCAGGACATCGAGAAGTACGGCATCGCCGAGTTCAACGCCAAGTGCCGCGAGTCGGTGACCCGCCACACCGACGCCTTCGAGGCGCTCACGACCCGCATGGGCTACTGGACCGACCTCCAGGACCCCTACCGCACGATGGACCCCGAGTACATCGAGTCGGTCTGGTGGTCACTGAAGACGATCTTCGAGAAGGGCCTGCTGGTCCAGGACCACCGCGTCGCCCCCTGGTGCCCCCGCTGCGGCACCGGCCTCTCGGACCACGAGCTGGCGCAGGGCTACGAGACGGTCGTGGACCCGTCCGTGTACGTCCGTTTCCCGCTCACCTCCGGTCCGCTCGCCGGCGAGGCAGCGCTCCTGGTGTGGACGACGACCCCCTGGACCCTGGTGTCCAACACGGCGGTCGCCGCGCACCCGGAGGTCACCTACGTCGTCGCGACCAACGGCGAGGAGAAGCTCGTCGTCGCCGAGCCGCTGCTCGCGAAGGCGCTCGGCGAGGGCTGGGAGACCACCGGCCGGTCCTTCACCGGCGCCGAAATGGAGCGCTGGACCTATCAACGTCCGTTCGAGCTGGTCGAGTTCCCGGAACCGGCACATTTCGTCGTCAACGCGGAGTACGTGACGACCGAGGACGGTACGGGCCTGGTCCACCAGTCCCCCGCCTTCGGTGAGGACGACCTCAAGGTCTGCCGCGCCTACGGCCTGCCCGTCGTGAACCCGGTCCGCCCGGACGGCACCTTCGAGGAGGACGTCCCCCTGGTGGGCGGCGTCTTCTTCAAGAAGGCGGACGAAAAGCTCACCGAGGACCTCCAGCAGCGCGGCCTCCTCTTCCGGCACATCCCGTACGAGCACAGCTACCCGCACTGCTGGCGCTGCCACACCGCGCTCCTCTACTACGCGCAGCCGTCCTGGTACATCCGCACCACGGCCATCAAGGACCGCCTCCTCCAGGAGAACGAGAACACCAACTGGTTCCCTGACACCGTCAAGCACGGCCGGTACGGCGACTGGCTGACCAACAACATCGACTGGGCGCTGTCCCGCAACCGCTACTGGGGCACCCCGCTGCCGATCTGGCGCTGCGAGGACGACCACCTCACGGTCGTCGGCTCTCGCGCGGAGCTCACCGAGCTGTCCGGCACGGACCACTCCGGCCTCGACCCGCACCGCCCGTTCATCGACGAGGTCACCTTCGCCTGCTCCCAGGGCGGCTGCGGAAAGACGGCCACGCGCGTGCCGGAGGTCATCGACGCCTGGTACGACTCGGGTTCGATGCCGTTCGCGCAGTGGGGCTACCCATACAAGAACAAGGAACTGTTCGAGTCCCGCTACCCGGCGCAGTTCATCTCCGAGGCCATCGACCAGACGCGCGGCTGGTTCTACACGCTGATGGCCGTCGGCACCCTGGTCTTCGACAAGTCGTCGTACGAAAACGTCGTCTGCCTCGGCCACATCCTCGCCGAGGACGGCCGCAAGATGTCCAAGCACCTGGGCAACACCCTGGAGCCGATCCCGCTGATGGACCGGCACGGTGCGGACGCGGTGCGCTGGTTCATGGCGGCCGGCGGCTCCCCGTGGGCGGCCCGCCGGGTGGGCCACGGCACCATCCAGGAGGTCGTCCGCAAGACGCTCCTGACGTACTGGAACACGGTCGCCTTCCAGGCCCTGTACGCCCGTACGTCGAACTGGGCGCCCAGCGCGGCCGACCCGGCCCCGGCCGACCGCCCGGTCCTGGACCGCTGGCTGCTGTCCGAACTGCACGCCCTGACCGACCAGGTGACCCAGTCCCTGGAGGCCTACGACACCCAGCGGGCCGGCAAGCTCCTGTCGGCGTTCGTCGACGACCTGTCCAACTGGTACGTACGACGGTCCCGGCGTCGCTTCTGGCACGGCGACAAGGCCGCGCTGCGCACCCTGCACGAGGTCGTCGAGACGGTCACCAAGCTGATGGCCCCGCTGACCCCGTTCATCACCGAGCGGGTCTGGCAGGACCTGGTCGTGCCGGTCACCCCGGGCGCCCCGGAGTCGGTGCACCTGACCTCCTGGCCGGAGGCGGACCTCTCCGCGATCGACCCGGAGCTGTCGAAGCAGATGGTCCTGGTGCGCCGGCTCGTCGAGCTGGGCCGGGCCACGCGCGCGGAGTCGGGTGTCAAGACCCGCCAGCCGCTGTCCCGGGCTCTGATCGCGGCGACCGGTTTCGACGCCCTCGACCGTGAACTGCACGCGCAGATCACCGAGGAGCTGAACGTGAGCTCGCTCGCGTCCCTCTCCGAGGTCGGCGGCAGCCTGGTCGACACCACCGCCAAGGCCAACTTCCGCGCTCTCGGCAAGCGGTTCGGCAAGCGCGTCCAGGACGTGGCCAAGGCCGTCGCGAACGCCGACGCGGCCGCGCTCTCCCTCGCCCTGCGCGAGGGCACGGCGTCGGTCGAGGTCGACGGTGAGACGATCACGCTCGCTCCCGACGAGGTGATCATCACGGAGACCCCGCGCGAGGGCTGGTCGGTGGCGTCCGACTCTGGTGCCACGGTCGCCCTGGACCTGGAGATCACCGAGGAGCTCCGCCAGGCGGGCCTCGCCCGTGACGCGATCCGCCTGATCCAGGAGGCCCGCAAGAACAGCGGCCTCGACGTGGCCGACCGGATCGCGCTGCGCTGGACGTCCACCGACCCGGCCGTGATCGCGGCGCTCACCGAGCACGCGGGGCTGATCTCCGACGAGGTCCTGGCGACGGACTTCGCGCAGGGAGAGGCGGACGGCTCCTACGGTGAGCCGTTCACCGACGAGGGCCTGTCCCTGACGTTCCGCCTGCGCAAGGCGTAA
- the murG gene encoding undecaprenyldiphospho-muramoylpentapeptide beta-N-acetylglucosaminyltransferase, whose amino-acid sequence MHVVLAGGGTAGHIEPALALADALRRQDPGVGITALGTERGLETKLVPQRGYELALIPAVPLPRKPTPELITVPGRLRGTIKATEQILERTKADAVVGFGGYVALPGYLAAKRLGVPIVVHEANARPGLANKIGSRYAAQVAVATPDSKLRNSRYIGIPLRHTIATLDRAAARPEARAMFGLDPNLPTLLVSGGSQGARRLNEVVQQVAPWLQQAGIQILHAVGPKNELPHVQQMPGMPPYIPVSYLDRMDLAYAAADMMLCRAGAMTVAELSAVGLPAAYVPLPIGNGEQRLNAQPVVKAGGGLLVDDAELTPDWVRANVLPVLADPHRLYEMSRAAAEFGRRDADDLLVGMVYEAIASQRR is encoded by the coding sequence GTGCATGTCGTACTCGCCGGTGGGGGGACCGCCGGCCACATCGAGCCCGCGCTCGCCCTCGCGGACGCCCTGCGCAGGCAGGACCCGGGAGTGGGGATCACGGCCCTGGGCACGGAACGGGGTCTGGAGACCAAGCTCGTCCCGCAGCGCGGCTACGAGCTCGCTCTCATCCCGGCCGTCCCGCTGCCCCGTAAGCCCACCCCCGAGCTGATCACCGTCCCCGGACGGCTGCGCGGCACGATCAAGGCCACCGAGCAGATCCTGGAGCGCACCAAGGCCGACGCGGTCGTCGGCTTCGGTGGCTACGTCGCCCTGCCGGGCTACCTCGCGGCCAAGCGGCTCGGCGTGCCGATCGTGGTCCACGAGGCCAACGCCCGCCCCGGCCTCGCCAACAAGATCGGCTCCCGGTACGCCGCCCAGGTCGCCGTCGCCACGCCGGACAGCAAGCTGCGCAACTCCCGCTACATCGGCATCCCGCTGCGCCACACCATCGCCACCCTGGACCGGGCCGCCGCCCGCCCCGAGGCCCGCGCGATGTTCGGCCTCGACCCCAACCTGCCCACGCTGCTGGTCTCCGGCGGCTCGCAGGGCGCCCGGCGCCTCAACGAGGTCGTCCAGCAGGTCGCGCCCTGGCTCCAGCAGGCCGGGATCCAGATCCTGCACGCGGTCGGCCCGAAGAACGAACTGCCGCATGTACAGCAGATGCCGGGAATGCCCCCCTACATCCCGGTAAGTTACCTGGACCGGATGGACCTCGCGTACGCCGCGGCCGACATGATGCTCTGCCGCGCGGGCGCGATGACCGTCGCCGAACTCTCCGCCGTCGGGCTCCCGGCCGCCTACGTCCCGCTGCCCATCGGCAACGGCGAACAGCGGCTGAACGCCCAGCCGGTGGTCAAGGCCGGTGGCGGACTGCTGGTCGACGACGCGGAACTGACGCCGGACTGGGTCCGGGCCAACGTCCTGCCCGTGCTCGCCGACCCGCACCGGCTGTACGAGATGTCCCGCGCCGCCGCCGAGTTCGGCCGCCGGGACGCCGACGACCTGCTCGTCGGCATGGTCTACGAGGCGATCGCCTCGCAGCGCCGTTAG
- a CDS encoding cell division protein SepF — protein sequence MAGAMRKMAVYLGLVEDDGYDGRGFDPDDDFEPELDPEPERDRRRHEPSHQSYQALQPERDESVRVVQPSVQRDPVPRSASLAAESVRPARIAPVASITQERASLEKNAPVIMPKVVSEREPYRITTLHPRTYNEARTIGEHFREGTPVIMNLTEMDDTDAKRLVDFAAGLVFGLHGSIERVTQKVFLLSPANVDVTAEDKARIAEGGFFNQS from the coding sequence ATGGCCGGCGCGATGCGCAAGATGGCGGTCTACCTCGGCCTCGTGGAGGACGATGGGTACGACGGCCGTGGTTTTGACCCCGACGACGACTTCGAGCCCGAACTCGACCCGGAGCCCGAGCGGGACCGGCGACGGCATGAGCCGTCTCACCAGTCATATCAGGCACTTCAGCCCGAAAGGGACGAATCGGTCAGAGTTGTGCAGCCCTCGGTGCAGCGCGACCCCGTGCCGCGATCCGCTTCGCTCGCCGCGGAATCGGTGCGCCCCGCGCGTATCGCGCCCGTGGCATCCATCACACAAGAGCGCGCAAGCCTGGAGAAGAACGCACCGGTGATCATGCCCAAGGTCGTGTCGGAACGAGAGCCTTACCGGATCACCACACTTCACCCCCGGACCTACAACGAGGCCCGTACCATCGGGGAACACTTCCGTGAGGGCACCCCGGTGATCATGAATCTGACTGAGATGGATGACACAGACGCGAAGCGACTTGTCGACTTTGCGGCCGGTTTGGTGTTTGGTCTTCACGGCAGCATCGAGCGGGTGACGCAGAAGGTGTTCCTGTTGTCGCCTGCTAACGTCGATGTCACGGCGGAGGACAAGGCCCGCATCGCAGAGGGCGGGTTCTTCAACCAGAGCTGA
- a CDS encoding cell division protein FtsQ/DivIB: MAGPTTAERGERQQESSGPPPARRLRVRRLRVIIILAVVLVLLSAGTVWLLYGSQWLRVERVSVSGTRVLTPKQVSEAADVPLGSPLISVDTDAIEARLRRKLPRIDSVDVSRSWPHGIGLKVTERTPVLLVQKGGKFVEVDDDGVRFATVSVAPKGVPALQLTLSQPGSRAASLRRFGEDRLVREAVRVAGDIPAFVARATRSVKVRSYDDILLVMNDGRTVAWGSSEKGAAKARTLTALVKATPDARHFDVSVPTAPASSGS, encoded by the coding sequence GTGGCCGGACCGACGACCGCCGAGCGCGGTGAACGCCAGCAGGAGTCGTCCGGCCCGCCGCCCGCCCGGCGGTTGAGGGTGCGTCGGCTTCGTGTGATCATCATCCTCGCCGTGGTGCTCGTCCTGCTCTCCGCGGGCACCGTCTGGCTGTTGTACGGCTCCCAGTGGCTGCGCGTCGAACGCGTTTCGGTCTCCGGGACCAGGGTGCTCACCCCGAAGCAGGTGAGCGAGGCCGCCGATGTGCCCCTCGGATCGCCGCTGATTTCCGTCGACACCGATGCGATCGAGGCACGCCTGCGCCGGAAATTGCCCCGAATTGACTCGGTTGACGTCAGTCGTTCCTGGCCCCACGGAATCGGGCTGAAAGTGACCGAGCGAACTCCGGTTCTGCTTGTCCAAAAGGGCGGAAAGTTTGTCGAAGTGGACGATGACGGTGTCCGTTTCGCCACGGTTTCCGTAGCCCCGAAAGGCGTCCCCGCACTGCAATTGACGCTCTCCCAGCCGGGCTCCCGCGCCGCGAGCCTGCGCCGCTTCGGAGAGGACCGGCTGGTGCGTGAGGCGGTGCGCGTGGCGGGTGACATTCCGGCCTTCGTCGCGCGCGCCACGCGTTCCGTCAAGGTGCGTTCCTACGACGACATCTTGCTGGTGATGAACGACGGCCGGACCGTCGCGTGGGGGAGCAGCGAGAAGGGTGCCGCGAAGGCCCGTACGCTCACCGCTCTCGTCAAAGCCACCCCCGACGCACGGCACTTCGACGTCAGCGTTCCCACCGCCCCCGCGTCATCGGGGAGTTGA
- a CDS encoding YggS family pyridoxal phosphate-dependent enzyme, which produces MTDRKDELAANLAKVEERIAAACAAAGRGRDEVTLIVVTKTYPASDVRILAELGVRHVAENKDQDAAPKAAECSDLPLTWHFVGQLQTNKVRSVVGYADLVQSVDRSKLVTALSKEAVKAGREVGCLIQVALDAGSSERGERGGVAPGGIGELADLVAGAPGLRLDGLMTVAPLTGEYAGREQAAFERLMDLSTDLRRAHPAANMVSAGMSADLEQAVAAGATHVRVGTAVLGVRPRLG; this is translated from the coding sequence ATGACGGACCGTAAGGACGAACTCGCCGCGAATCTGGCGAAAGTGGAGGAGCGCATCGCCGCCGCGTGCGCCGCCGCCGGGCGCGGGCGTGACGAGGTGACCCTCATCGTGGTCACCAAGACCTATCCCGCGAGCGATGTGCGGATCCTCGCCGAGCTCGGGGTGCGGCACGTCGCCGAGAACAAGGACCAGGACGCGGCGCCCAAGGCCGCCGAATGCTCCGATCTGCCCCTCACTTGGCACTTTGTTGGCCAATTGCAGACCAACAAGGTGCGATCCGTTGTGGGTTATGCGGATCTGGTGCAGTCCGTCGATCGTTCCAAGCTGGTGACGGCTCTCTCCAAGGAGGCCGTGAAGGCCGGGCGTGAAGTGGGCTGCCTGATCCAGGTCGCTCTCGACGCCGGTTCGAGCGAGCGAGGGGAGCGGGGAGGTGTGGCGCCGGGCGGGATCGGGGAGTTGGCCGATCTCGTGGCCGGGGCTCCGGGGCTGCGGCTCGACGGACTGATGACCGTCGCTCCGCTCACCGGGGAGTACGCGGGACGCGAACAGGCGGCGTTCGAGCGGTTGATGGATTTGTCGACCGACCTGCGCCGAGCCCATCCGGCTGCGAACATGGTCTCGGCAGGGATGAGTGCGGACCTCGAACAGGCCGTGGCGGCCGGGGCGACACATGTGCGCGTCGGCACCGCGGTACTCGGAGTCCGCCCCAGGCTCGGGTAA
- a CDS encoding DivIVA domain-containing protein: MPLTPEDVRNKQFTTVRLREGYDEDEVDAFLDEVEAELTRLLRENEDLRAKLAAATRAAAQNQQNMRKPPEQDGPQGGMQQQGGMPGQGMPQQGMRGPGPGAPVPAGISGPPQQQMGGPMGGPPQLPSGAPQLPAGPSGQGGPQGPGPMGQGPMGQGPMGQGPMGQGTMGGQPPMQQQMGGPMGGPMGGPMGGPGQGPGGDSAARVLSLAQQTADQAIAEARSEANKIVGEARSRAEGLERDARAKADALERDAQEKHRVAMGSLESARATLERKVEDLRGFEREYRTRLKSYLESQLRQLETQADDSLAPPRTPATASLPPSPAPSMAPAGASAPSYGGNPGGMGGGPSPAAPSYGGQQQMSPAMTQPMAPVRPQGPGPMGQAPSPMRGFLIDEDDN, from the coding sequence ATGCCGTTGACCCCCGAGGACGTGCGGAACAAGCAGTTCACGACCGTCCGCCTCCGAGAAGGCTATGACGAGGACGAGGTCGATGCCTTCCTCGACGAGGTCGAAGCCGAACTGACGCGCCTGCTCCGCGAGAACGAGGACCTGCGCGCCAAACTGGCCGCGGCCACGCGCGCTGCTGCCCAGAACCAGCAGAACATGCGCAAGCCCCCGGAGCAGGACGGACCGCAGGGCGGCATGCAGCAGCAGGGTGGCATGCCCGGACAGGGGATGCCGCAGCAGGGCATGCGTGGACCCGGTCCCGGCGCCCCCGTACCGGCCGGCATATCTGGGCCGCCGCAGCAGCAGATGGGTGGCCCCATGGGTGGTCCGCCCCAGCTGCCGAGCGGTGCGCCGCAGTTGCCCGCCGGCCCCAGCGGCCAGGGCGGCCCGCAGGGTCCCGGACCGATGGGTCAGGGTCCGATGGGCCAGGGCCCCATGGGCCAGGGTCCGATGGGTCAGGGCACCATGGGCGGTCAGCCGCCCATGCAGCAGCAGATGGGTGGCCCGATGGGCGGCCCCATGGGCGGTCCGATGGGCGGCCCCGGTCAGGGCCCCGGTGGCGACAGCGCCGCCCGAGTCCTCTCGCTGGCCCAGCAGACCGCCGACCAGGCGATCGCCGAGGCCCGCTCCGAGGCCAACAAGATCGTGGGCGAGGCGCGTTCGCGTGCCGAGGGCCTCGAGCGTGACGCCCGTGCCAAGGCCGACGCCCTGGAGCGGGACGCGCAGGAGAAGCACCGCGTCGCGATGGGCTCGCTCGAGTCCGCTCGCGCCACGCTGGAGCGCAAGGTCGAGGACCTGCGCGGCTTCGAGCGCGAGTACCGCACGCGTCTGAAGTCGTACCTCGAGTCGCAGCTGCGTCAGCTGGAGACCCAGGCCGACGACTCGCTGGCTCCGCCGCGTACCCCGGCGACCGCGTCGCTTCCGCCGTCCCCGGCGCCTTCCATGGCTCCGGCCGGTGCGAGCGCCCCGTCGTACGGCGGCAACCCCGGTGGCATGGGCGGCGGTCCTTCGCCGGCCGCTCCGTCCTACGGCGGCCAGCAGCAGATGTCGCCCGCCATGACCCAGCCGATGGCGCCGGTACGGCCGCAGGGCCCCGGCCCGATGGGCCAGGCTCCGTCGCCGATGCGTGGCTTCCTCATCGACGAGGACGACAACTGA
- the pgeF gene encoding peptidoglycan editing factor PgeF, which produces MIGQRESVSGAHFAFTDRWGGVSAAPYEELNLGGAVGDDPEAVGTNRELAAKSLGLDPARVVWMNQVHGADVEVVSAPWGERPVPRVDAIVTAERGLALAVLTADCTPVLLADPVAGIVAAAHAGRPGMVAGVVPAALRAMTGLGADPARIVARTGPAVCGKCYEVPEEMRADVAAVEPAAHAETSWGTPAVDVTAGVHAQLDRLGVRDRQQSPVCTIESDDHFSYRRERTTGRLAGYVWLG; this is translated from the coding sequence GTGATAGGACAGCGCGAGAGCGTGAGCGGCGCGCACTTCGCCTTCACCGACCGGTGGGGCGGGGTGAGCGCCGCTCCGTATGAGGAGCTCAACCTCGGCGGAGCGGTCGGCGACGACCCCGAGGCCGTAGGGACCAACCGCGAACTGGCCGCCAAGTCGCTCGGTCTCGACCCGGCCCGGGTGGTCTGGATGAACCAGGTGCACGGGGCGGACGTCGAGGTGGTCTCCGCGCCGTGGGGTGAGCGGCCGGTGCCCCGGGTCGACGCGATCGTCACCGCCGAACGCGGTCTCGCCCTCGCCGTCCTGACCGCCGACTGCACTCCGGTGCTGCTCGCCGACCCGGTCGCCGGGATCGTCGCGGCGGCCCACGCCGGCCGGCCCGGCATGGTCGCCGGAGTCGTCCCCGCCGCGCTACGCGCGATGACCGGACTCGGCGCCGATCCCGCCCGGATCGTCGCCCGCACCGGCCCAGCCGTCTGCGGCAAGTGCTACGAAGTGCCCGAGGAGATGCGCGCCGACGTCGCCGCCGTCGAACCCGCGGCGCACGCCGAGACGAGTTGGGGCACCCCCGCGGTCGACGTGACCGCCGGAGTGCACGCGCAACTCGACCGGCTCGGAGTGCGCGACCGGCAGCAGTCGCCGGTGTGCACGATCGAGTCGGACGACCACTTCTCCTACCGCCGCGAGCGCACCACGGGGCGACTCGCGGGATATGTCTGGCTGGGCTGA
- the ftsZ gene encoding cell division protein FtsZ — MAAPQNYLAVIKVIGVGGGGVNAINRMIEVGLKGVEFIAINTDAQALLMSDADVKLDVGRELTRGLGAGANPAVGRKAAEDHREEIEEVLKGADMVFVTAGEGGGTGTGGAPVVANIARSLGALTIGVVTRPFTFEGRRRANQAEDGIAELREEVDTLIVIPNDRLLSISDRQVSVLDAFKSADQVLLSGVQGITDLITTPGLINLDFADVKSVMSEAGSALMGIGSARGDDRAVAAAEMAISSPLLEASIDGARGVLLSISGGSDLGLFEINEAAQLVSEAAHPEANIIFGAVIDDALGDEVRVTVIAAGFDGGQPPARRETVMGSSASSARRDEPTPVRQPESRPSFGSLGSVTPKEDPEPAPEPVADLPVAPPVPPSRSYSDSAAEELDVPDFLK, encoded by the coding sequence GTGGCAGCACCGCAGAACTACCTCGCAGTCATCAAAGTCATCGGTGTCGGCGGCGGTGGTGTCAATGCCATCAACCGGATGATCGAGGTCGGTCTCAAGGGCGTCGAGTTCATCGCCATCAACACCGACGCGCAGGCGCTGTTGATGAGCGACGCCGACGTCAAGCTCGACGTCGGCCGCGAACTCACCCGCGGACTCGGCGCCGGCGCCAACCCGGCCGTCGGCCGCAAGGCCGCCGAGGACCACCGCGAGGAGATCGAGGAGGTCCTCAAGGGGGCCGACATGGTCTTCGTGACGGCCGGTGAGGGCGGCGGCACCGGCACCGGCGGCGCGCCCGTCGTGGCCAACATCGCCCGCTCGCTGGGCGCCCTCACCATCGGCGTGGTCACCCGCCCGTTCACCTTCGAGGGCCGGCGCCGCGCCAACCAGGCCGAGGACGGCATCGCGGAGCTCCGCGAAGAGGTCGACACCCTCATCGTCATCCCCAACGACCGGCTGCTGTCCATCTCGGACCGCCAGGTCTCGGTGCTCGACGCCTTCAAGTCGGCCGACCAGGTCCTGCTCTCCGGCGTGCAGGGCATCACCGACCTCATCACCACCCCCGGTCTGATCAACCTCGACTTCGCCGACGTCAAGTCGGTCATGTCCGAGGCCGGTTCGGCCCTCATGGGCATCGGCTCGGCCCGCGGCGACGACCGCGCGGTGGCCGCGGCCGAGATGGCGATCTCCTCGCCGCTCCTGGAGGCGTCCATCGACGGCGCCCGAGGTGTGCTGCTCTCCATCTCCGGCGGCTCCGACCTCGGCCTGTTCGAGATCAACGAAGCCGCCCAGCTGGTCAGCGAGGCCGCCCACCCCGAGGCCAACATCATCTTCGGCGCGGTCATCGACGACGCCCTCGGCGACGAGGTCCGTGTCACCGTGATCGCCGCCGGCTTCGACGGCGGCCAGCCGCCGGCCCGCCGCGAGACCGTCATGGGCTCGTCCGCCTCCTCGGCCCGCCGCGACGAGCCCACTCCGGTACGGCAGCCCGAGAGCCGTCCGTCCTTCGGCTCGCTCGGCAGTGTCACGCCGAAGGAGGACCCGGAGCCCGCGCCCGAGCCGGTCGCCGACCTCCCGGTCGCCCCGCCGGTACCGCCGTCGCGGAGCTACTCCGACAGCGCGGCCGAGGAACTGGACGTGCCGGACTTCCTGAAGTGA
- a CDS encoding YggT family protein has translation MSVVVQVIYIALMCFLIVLIFRLVMDYVFQFARSWQPGKAMVVVLEATYTVTDPPLKLLRRVIPPLRLGGVALDLSFFVLMIIVYILISVVSRL, from the coding sequence ATGAGCGTGGTCGTTCAGGTGATCTACATCGCGCTGATGTGTTTCCTCATCGTGCTCATCTTCCGGTTGGTCATGGACTATGTCTTCCAGTTCGCCCGCTCGTGGCAACCCGGCAAGGCGATGGTGGTCGTTCTGGAGGCCACCTACACTGTCACTGATCCACCGCTCAAGCTTCTGCGGCGGGTTATCCCGCCGTTGCGTCTCGGGGGCGTGGCGCTCGACCTGTCCTTCTTCGTACTGATGATCATCGTCTACATCCTGATCTCCGTCGTGAGCCGGCTGTGA